A segment of the Phycisphaerae bacterium RAS1 genome:
CTGCCAGCCAGCCGGGATAATTGTTGAGCACCGGCAGCCCGCACGCAATGTAGTCGAAAAACTTGTTGGGCGAGGTGCCGTAGTAGAACGCCGGAATGTTCTTCAGAATCATCATGCCGATGTCCATCCGCGGCAGGATGCGGGCCAGCTCGGCCTTGGGCACCGACGCATGCCACAGGCAGATTTCGCCCAGCCCCTCCGCCGCGCTGCGCTGCATCAGCCGCTCGCGCTGCCCGCCCTGGCCGATGAACACGAACCGCACGCCCTTCACACCACGGCGCTTCAGCTCCGCCGCCGCGTCCAGCACGCCGTCCAATCCGTTCGCCAGGCCGTGCGCCCCGGTGAAGATCAGCCGGAAATCACCCGCCTCGCCGAAACGCGGATCGTCCAGCGGCGCATCATCCGGCTGAAACAGATCGAGGTCGGCCGCGTTGGGCACCAGCGCGACATGCTCGGCCGGATAACCGGTCTTGCAGATCCCCTCCTTGATGCCCGGCGCCAGCGCAATGATTCGGCGCGCGGCGCGGTAATACGTGCGCTCCATCCGCCGCGTGTACCACTTCAGCAGCGGGTTCCGGATGATTCCCATGGCGATCGGGAGCTCGGGCCACAGGTCGCGCACCTCAAATACGAACGGCACACCCAGCCCGCGGGCGCCCAGCATGCCCGGCTTGCCCACCGTCAGCGGCGTCGACGTCGCGAACACCAGGTCGGCCCTGCTGGATTTCACCAGTTCAGTCGCCGTCCGCGCAAATCGCTGAAACGCGAGAATGCGGCGAGCGAAGCCCATCTGGTTTGCGTAGGGCTCGGCGATGCACAGCACGCGAATGCCGTCGATCTCCTGCTCGGTGACCCGCCCGCGCACCTCAAAACAGCTCGCGGTGACATCGCTGACGCCGCAGATCATCGTGACGCTGTGTCCGGCGCGCAGCAGGCGCCGGCTCATC
Coding sequences within it:
- a CDS encoding putative glycosyl transferase; its protein translation is MHVAYIHQHFSTTKGAMGTRSYEMSRRLLRAGHSVTMICGVSDVTASCFEVRGRVTEQEIDGIRVLCIAEPYANQMGFARRILAFQRFARTATELVKSSRADLVFATSTPLTVGKPGMLGARGLGVPFVFEVRDLWPELPIAMGIIRNPLLKWYTRRMERTYYRAARRIIALAPGIKEGICKTGYPAEHVALVPNAADLDLFQPDDAPLDDPRFGEAGDFRLIFTGAHGLANGLDGVLDAAAELKRRGVKGVRFVFIGQGGQRERLMQRSAAEGLGEICLWHASVPKAELARILPRMDIGMMILKNIPAFYYGTSPNKFFDYIACGLPVLNNYPGWLAGLIREHGCGVVVPPDDAKAFADAVLSLRARRCELPAMGRAARALAEAQFSRDALGSAFVATLEAAVARG